In a single window of the Arachis hypogaea cultivar Tifrunner chromosome 6, arahy.Tifrunner.gnm2.J5K5, whole genome shotgun sequence genome:
- the LOC112695779 gene encoding endoglucanase 17, giving the protein MCHFTFLGWLLLSLSLNMPLFLPSLFFLLSLLSTTLLSHSFPFPNHGHRPHPHHFASHNYRDALSKSIIFFEGQRSGKLPSNQRITWRRDSALSDGSAMHVDLVGGYYDAGDNVKFGFPMAFTTTMLSWSVLEFGGVMKGELQNAREAIRWGTDYLLKATAHPGTIYVQVGDAKKDHACWERPEDMDTPRNVYKIDHNTPGSEVAAETAAALAAASLVFKKTDPTYSKILVRRAISVFQFADKYRGSYSNGLKPFVCPFYCSYSGYEDELLWGAAWLHKATRNSIYLNYIKVNGQTLGAAESDNTFGWDNKHVGARILLSKEFLVQKVQTLHDYKGHADNFICSLIPGTSFSSAQYTPGGLLFKMSDSNMQYVTSTSFLLLTYAKYLTKSHTVVNCGGTTVTPKRLRAIAKKQVDYLLGDNPLKMSYMVGYGPRYPRRIHHRGSSLPSISVHPGKIQCSAGFGVMNSQSPNPNVLVGAVIGGPDLHDRFPDQRSDYEQSEPATYMNAPLVGALAYLAHSFGQL; this is encoded by the exons ATGTGTCACTTCACCTTCCTTGGTTGGTTGCTTCTTTCTCTCTCACTCAACATGCCTCTCTTCCTaccttctttgtttttccttctttctcttctctcaaCCACTCTTCTCTCTCACTCCTTCCCCTTCCCCAACCATGGCCACCGCCCTCACCCTCACCATTTCGCCTCTCACAACTACAGAGATGCTCTCAGCAAGTCCATCATCTTCTTTGAAGGCCAGAGGTCTGGCAAGCTCCCTTCTAACCAGAGGATAACCTGGAGGAGAGACTCTGCTCTCTCTGATGGCTCTGCCATGCAT GTTGATTTGGTGGGAGGGTACTACGATGCAGGGGACAATGTGAAGTTCGGTTTTCCGATGGCATTCACGACCACCATGCTATCATGGAGTGTTCTCGAGTTCGGTGGGGTCATGAAGGGCGAGTTGCAGAATGCCAGAGAGGCCATCCGCTGGGGAACTGATTACCTTCTCAAAGCCACTGCACATCCTGGCACCATTTATGTTCag GTGGGAGACGCTAAGAAGGACCACGCGTGTTGGGAGAGGCCAGAAGACATGGATACTCCAAGAAATGTGTACAAGATAGACCATAATACCCCTGGTTCAGAAGTGGCCGCGGAAACCGCTGCGGCTCTTGCAGCTGCTTCTCTTGTTTTCAAGAAAACCGACCCCACCTACTCCAAAATTTTGGTTAGGAGGGCCATCTCT GTTTTCCAATTTGCTGATAAATACAGAGGATCATACAGCAATGGGTTGAAGCCATTTGTGTGCCCGTTCTACTGCTCTTACTCAGGCTATGAGGATGAGCTTCTTTGGGGTGCTGCTTGGTTGCACAAGGCTACTAGGAACTCCATCTATCTTAACTacattaaggttaatggacaaacACTTGGTGCTGCAGAATCTGACAATACATTTGGGTGGGATAACAAGCATGTTGGAGCAAGAATCCTTCTCTCTAAGGAATTTCTTGTTCAGAAAGTGCAAACCCTGCATGACTACAAGGGTCACGCGGACAATTTCATCTGTTCCCTCATTCCAGGAACCTCTTTCTCTTCGGCACAATACACACCAGGTGGGCTTCTATTCAAGATGAGTGATAGCAACATGCAGTATGTTACATCCACCTCCTTCCTTCTCTTAACCTATGCCAAATACTTGACCAAATCCCACACCGTCGTCAACTGTGGCGGCACCACCGTTACTCCCAAGAGGCTCCGTGCAATAGCCAAAAAGCAGGTGGATTACTTGCTGGGAGACAATCCCTTGAAGATGTCGTACATGGTGGGGTATGGTCCAAGGTACCCAAGAAGGATACACCACCGGGGATCATCTCTGCCGTCCATTTCTGTACACCCTGGCAAGATCCAATGCTCAGCAGGGTTCGGTGTCATGAACTCACAATCCCCCAACCCCAACGTTCTTGTTGGTGCTGTGATTGGAGGGCCGGATCTGCATGATAGGTTCCCGGATCAACGGTCAGATTATGAGCAGTCAGAGCCAGCCACTTATATGAACGCACCTCTTGTGGGTGCACTCGCTTATCTTGCACACTCATTTGGCCAACTCTGA
- the LOC112695780 gene encoding pectinesterase has protein sequence MYNLTRRRTALLLSLFLVNIIITKATASDEKEAHIQVAESACEGTFYRDLCVSTVSTFPDLASKSLPQTICSLLNHTVGEVTSSSYNCTGLRKGLRNLSTMEKRALDDCIALFDDTRTELATTISDLNQTTIPSRRHHDSQTLLSAAMTNLYTCLDGFAYCKGSHVRERYLQDKLFQISNHVSNSLAMLKKVPGVKKPSKSEVFPEYGKMKGHFPTWITNKDRKLLQASVNQTKFNLVVAQDGTGNFKTIADALAAAPNSSTTRFVIHIKAGAYFENVEVIKKKTNLMLVGDGIGKTVVKASRNVVDGWTTFQSATFAVVGDGFIAKGITFENSAGPSKHQAVAVRNGADLSVFYQCSFVAYQDTLYVHSLRQFYRDCDVYGTVDFIFGNAAVVFQNCNLYARKPDPNQKNLFTAQGREDPNQNTGISILNCKVTAASDLIPVKSSFKTYLGRPWKLYSRTVYMKSFIDDLVDPAGWLEWNGTFALDTLYYGEYQNRGPGSNTSARVKWPGYRVITNSTEASQFTVKQFILGDEWLNSTGVPFFTGLS, from the exons ATGTATAACCTCACCAGAAGAAGAACAGCACTATTGCTGTCTCTTTTCCTTGTAAACATCATCATCACAAAAGCAACAGCATCTGATGAAAAAGAAGCACACATCCAAGTAGCAGAGTCAGCATGCGAAGGAACATTCTACCGAGACCTCTGCGTCTCAACTGTCTCCACATTCCCCGATCTCGCATCCAAATCCCTCCCACAAACGATATGCTCTCTCCTCAACCACACCGTCGGCGAGGTCACTTCATCTTCCTACAACTGCACCGGACTCAGGAAGGGTCTCCGAAACCTCAGCACCATGGAGAAACGTGCCCTCGACGACTGCATCGCCTTGTTCGACGACACCCGCACGGAGCTCGCCACCACCATCTCCGATCTCAACCAGACCACAATACCCAGCAGGCGCCACCACGACTCGCAGACTCTTCTGAGTGCAGCCATGACCAACTTGTACACGTGTCTCGATGGCTTCGCTTACTGCAAGGGGAGTCACGTGAGGGAAAGGTACCTGCAGGACAAGTTGTTTCAGATTTCTAATCATGTTAGTAACTCCCTCGCCATGCTCAAGAAGGTTCCCGGAGTGAAGAAGCCTTCCAAATCGGAGGTCTTCCCGGAATATGGGAAGATGAAGGGACATTTTCCCACCTGGATTACTAACAAAGACCGCAAGCTGCTTCAAGCTTCTGTGAATCAGACTAAGTTCAATCTTGTTGTGGCCCAAGATGGCACTGGAAACTTCAAAACTATAGCGGACGCGCTGGCTGCTGCTCCCAACTCCAGCACAACCAG GTTTGTGATACACATAAAAGCTGGAGCGTATTTTGAGAACGTGGAGGTGATTAAGAAGAAGACGAATTTGATGCTGGTGGGTGACGGAATCGGAAAAACCGTCGTGAAGGCCAGTAGGAATGTCGTCGATGGCTGGACCACTTTCCAGTCCGCTACTTTTG CTGTAGTAGGAGACGGATTCATAGCAAAAGGCATAACCTTTGAGAACTCGGCGGGACCCAGCAAGCACCAGGCCGTGGCCGTAAGAAACGGTGCAGATCTCTCAGTATTCTACCAGTGCAGTTTCGTGGCATACCAAGACACCCTGTACGTCCATTCCCTACGCCAATTCTACCGTGACTGCGACGTATACGGCACCGTAGACTTCATCTTCGGCAACGCCGCCGTCGTCTTCCAAAACTGCAACCTATATGCACGCAAGCCCGATCCAAACCAAAAGAACCTCTTCACCGCACAGGGCAGAGAAGACCCCAACCAGAACACGGGAATATCAATCTTGAACTGCAAGGTTACAGCCGCATCGGATCTAATCCCGGTGAAGTCGTCGTTCAAGACTTACCTTGGCAGGCCATGGAAGCTGTATTCAAGAACGGTTTATATGAAATCGTTCATTGACGATTTGGTTGACCCTGCGGGGTGGTTGGAGTGGAATGGAACCTTTGCGTTGGACACGTTGTATTATGGTGAGTACCAAAATAGGGGTCCTGGTTCGAACACAAGCGCTAGGGTTAAGTGGCCTGGTTATAGAGTCATTACTAACTCAACTGAGGCAAGTCAATTCACGGTTAAGCAGTTTATATTGGGCGATGAATGGCTTAACTCCACCGGTGTTCCCTTTTTCACTGGTTTGagttga
- the LOC112695778 gene encoding sucrose synthase 2 translates to MSNPPKLGRVPSIRDRVQDTLSAHRNELVSLLSRYVAQGKGILQPHSLIDELENILGEDQSTVELKNGPFGEIIKSAQEAIVLPPFVAIAVRPRPGVWEYVRVNIFELSVEQLSVSEYLSFKEELVDGQINDNFVLELDFEPFNASFPRPTRSSSIGNGVQFLNRHLSSSMFRNKDSLEPLLEFLRVHKYKGHALMLNDRIQSISKLQSALAKAEEYLSKLAPETLYSEFEYVLQGMGFERGWGDTAERVLENMHLLLDILQAPDPSILETFLGRVPMVFNVVILSPHGYFGQANVLGLPDTGGQVVYILDQVRALENEMLLRIQKQGLDFTPRILIVTRLIPDAKGTTCNQRLERVSGTEYTHILRVPFRSDKGTLKKWISRFDVWPYLETYAEDVASEIAAELQGYPDFIIGNYSDGNLVASLLAYKMGVTQCTIAHALEKTKYPDSDIYWKKFEDKYHFSCQFTADLIAMNNADFIITSTYQEIAGTKNTVGQYESHTAFTLPGLYRVVHGIDVFDPKFNIVSPGADMSIYFPYSDKQKRLTSLHGSIEKLLFDPEQTDEHIGMLKDKSKPIIFSMARLDRVKNISGLVESFAKNNKLRELVNLVVVAGYIDVKKSRDREEISEIEKMHGLIKEYNLDGDFRWIAAQTNRARNGELYRYIADTKGVFVQPAFYEAFGLTVVEAMTCGLPTFATCHGGPAEIIEHGVSGFHIDPYHPDQVSEILLGFFQKCNEDPSHWNKISDGGLQRIYERYTWKIYSERLMTLAGVYSFWKHVSKLERRETRRYLEMFYILKFRELVNSVPLAKDDDAN, encoded by the exons ATGTCGAATCCACCTAAGCTCGGTCGAGTTCCCAGCATCAGAGACAGAGTTCAAGACACTCTCTCTGCTCACCGCAACGAACTCGTTTCTCTCCTCTCCAG GTATGTGGCTCAGGGGAAAGGGATTTTGCAACCTCATAGTTTGATCGATGAGCTTGAAAATATCCTTGGTGAGGATCAATCTACAGTGGAGCTTAAAAATGGTCCCTTTGGCGAAATCATCAAGTCTGCACAG GAAGCCATAGTTTTGCCTCCCTTTGTGGCCATAGCAGTTCGTCCAAGACCTGGTGTGTGGGAATATGTCCGTGTTAATATATTTGAACTCAGTGTGGAGCAATTGAGTGTTTCTGAATATCTCAGCTTCAAGGAAGAACTTGTAGATGGACA GATTAACGATAATTTTGTGCTGGAGCTTGATTTTGAACCATTTAATGCATCATTTCCACGCCCCACTCGTTCATCATCCATTGGCAATGGTGTCCAATTTCTCAATCGCCACCTTTCTTCAAGTATGTTTCGCAACAAAGATTCCTTGGAGCCCTTGCTTGAATTCCTACGTGTTCATAAGTATAAAGGCCAT GCACTGATGTTAAATGACCGTATACAAAGCATTTCCAAACTTCAATCTGCTCTGGCCAAGGCTGAGGAGTATCTTTCTAAGCTTGCACCTGAAACACTTTATTCCGAGTTTGAATATGT GTTACAAGGAATGGGTTTTGAGAGGGGTTGGGGTGACACTGCTGAACGTGTATTAGAGAACATGCATTTGCTATTGGATATTCTCCAGGCTCCTGATCCTTCTATACTAGAGACTTTTCTTGGGAGAGTGCCTATGGTGTTTAATGTTGTTATATTATCTCCTCATGGCTACTTTGGCCAAGCCAATGTCCTGGGTTTGCCTGACACTGGAGGACAg GTTGTTTATATACTAGATCAAGTTCGTGCCCTTGAGAATGAGATGCTCCTTCGGATCCAGAAGCAAGGACTTGATTTTACTCCTAGAATTTTGATT GTTACCAGGTTGATACCTGATGCAAAGGGTACAACATGCAACCAGCGGCTAGAAAGAGTCAGTGGTACCGAGTACACTCATATTTTGCGAGTTCCATTCAGATCTGATAAAGGAACCCTCAAGAAATGGATCTCGAGGTTTGACGTCTGGCCATATCTTGAGACTTATGCAGAG GATGTTGCCAGTGAAATTGCTGCTGAGTTACAAGGTTATCCAGATTTCATCATTGGAAACTACAGTGATGGGAACCTTGTTGCATCTTTATTGGCTTATAAGATGGGAGTTACCCAG TGCACAATTGCGCATGCGCTGGAGAAGACAAAATATCCAGATTCAGATATATATTGGAAGAAATTTGAGGATAAATATCATTTTTCATGTCAGTTCACTGCTGACTTAATAGCTATGAATAATGCAGATTTTATCATCACTAGTACATACCAAGAGATTGCGGGAAC GAAGAATACTGTTGGCCAGTATGAGAGCCACACTGCTTTTACTCTTCCTGGACTCTATAGGGTTGTCCATGGCATTGATGTGTTTGATCCCAAGTTCAATATTGTCTCTCCTGGAGCAGACATGTCAATCTATTTCCCCTACTCCGACAAGCAGAAAAGATTAACATCTCTGCATGGTTCCATTGAAAAGCTATTATTTGATCCTGAGCAGACTGATGAGCACAT TGGCATGCTGAAAGACAAGTCAAAGCCTATAATCTTCTCCATGGCAAGGCTAGACAGAGTAAAAAACATCTCTGGCTTGGTAGAAAGCTTTGCTAAGAACAACAAATTGAGGGAATTGGTGAACCTTGTGGTGGTTGCTGGTTATATTGATGTGAAAAAGTCCAGGGACAGAGAAGAAATATCAGAAATTGAGAAGATGCATGGTCTCATAAAAGAGTACAATCTCGATGGTGATTTTCGGTGGATTGCTGCCCAAACAAATAGAGCACGTAATGGTGAGCTGTATCGCTACATAGCGGACACAAAAGGTGTTTTCGTTCAG CCTGCTTTCTATGAAGCTTTTGGTCTTACAGTTGTGGAGGCCATGACTTGTGGCCTTCCCACATTTGCTACCTGCCATGGTGGTCCTGCTGAGATCATCGAACATGGTGTATCAGGATTCCATATTGATCCTTATCACCCTGACCAAGTGTCTGAGATTTTGCTTGGATTCTTCCAAAAATGCAATGAAGATCCAAGCCATTGGAATAAAATATCTGATGGTGGTCTTCAAAGAATTTATGAAAG GTACACATGGAAGATATATTCTGAAAGGCTTATGACCTTGGCTGGAGTTTATAGTTTCTGGAAACACGTCTCCAAATTAGAAAGGCGTGAAACCCGAAGATATCTTGAGATGTTCTATATTCTGAAGTTCCGCGAGTTG GTAAATTCAGTTCCGCTGGCAAAGGATGATGATGCAAATTAG